One Vigna unguiculata cultivar IT97K-499-35 chromosome 7, ASM411807v1, whole genome shotgun sequence genomic region harbors:
- the LOC114191766 gene encoding probable glucan endo-1,3-beta-glucosidase A6: MAKEASLCLLFLFFLIISCSGSLVGFSYRERGDTSTSAKTISFLRQKNVSMSQIRIFVTDHRILSTLSNSIVPTDLYLNRSQVQSLITSKPSELKARLLNFLPHSNIKSIIASCGSECLAQNEMPLFSRALKSIGSVLRELHIGREVKISVAFPLSYLEKLNTSHENSIRRILSFIREMKSFVMVEDSIDGELSMESHFVHAIIKRASLAASVLPCKDVPIVLTMKSTVVPTSLELAQFSERVSKYLEAKAHVTKRIAALYAEVHGTEDFTSKELKREEEELFPVSRREMLSKSHKRRSLDDTTSPTNVVFPTNPASSTPIITPPDTPTIITVPATNPVTISPSNPAGVPVTVPSTTPVSFPPTNPANTPVPVSNPATTTPIGIPPPTTNPVTSPPSSGNVPVTTNPQPQPPPANTNAPAIQGQSWCVAKQGSPEASLQAALDYACGMGGSDCSQIQQGGNCYSPVTLQNHASFAFNSYYQKNPAPTSCDFGGTATLVNTNPSSGSCVFPSSSSSTTATPKSSPPTPPTLSSPTLPPPSSVTPTPSIPTAPPTTSVTGPFGYGTPPSVLNSSNPASGTMPDFGSESPPVVNTTSASHSMSLRPSVGCILLMVSLVTMRLGVHP, from the exons ATGGCCAAGGAAGCTTCTCTGTGCCTCttgtttctcttctttctcattATCTCCTGTTCTG GATCTCTGGTGGGTTTTTCCTACCGTGAGAGGGGAGACACTTCAACATCTGCTAAAACCATATCATTCCTCCGGCAAAAGAACGTTTCCATGTCTCAGATTCGAATTTTTGTTACAGATCACAGGATTTTGAGCACTCTCAGCAATTCCATCGTGCCAACTGATTTGTACTTGAACAGAAGTCAAGTTCAAAGTTTAATTACttcaaaaccctccgaactaaaagCCCGTCTACTTAACTTTCTCCCACATTCAAACATCAAAAGCATCATTGCTAGCTGTGGCAGTGAGTGCTTAGCACAAAATGAGATGCCTTTGTTCTCACGTGCTTTGAAATCAATTGGTTCAGTTCTCAGAGAGCTTCATATAGGGAGGGAGGTAAAAATCTCAGTAGCATTTCCACTTTCATACTTAGAAAAGTTGAATACATCGCATGAAAATAGTATTCGCAGGATTCTTTCATTTATAAGGGAAATGAAATCCTTTGTCATGGTAGAAGACAGCATTGATGGAGAATTAAGCATGGAGAGTCACTTTGTTCATGCTATAATCAAACGAGCCTCTCTTGCTGCTTCCGTTCTTCCTTGCAAAGATGTTCCTATTGTTTTAACAATGAAGAGCACAGTTGTTCCCACTTCATTGGAATTAGCTCAATTCAGTGAGAGGGTATCCAAATATCTAGAAGCAAAAGCTCATGTTACAAAAAGAATAGCTGCATTATATGCAGAGGTGCATGGAACAGAAGATTTTACAAGTAAAGAACTCAAAAGGGAAGAGGAAGAACTGTTTCCTGTGTCCCGCAGAGAGATGCTAAGTAAATCCCACAAAAGGAGAAGTCTAGATGATACAACCAGTCCAACAAACGTAGTTTTCCCCACAAATCCAGCATCATCCACTCCAATAATCACACCCCCAGATACACCAACCATCATCACAGTTCCTGCTACAAATCCTGTCACAATTTCCCCTTCCAATCCTGCTGGAGTGCCTGTGACAGTTCCTTCTACCACACCTGTGTCTTTTCCTCCCACAAATCCAGCCAATACACCAGTACCAGTGAGCAATCCGGCTACAACAACTCCTATAGGGATACCACCCCCAACAACCAACCCTGTGACTTCTCCACCTTCATCAGGAAATGTTCCTGTCACAACAAATCCCCAACCACAACCACCTCCTGCAAACACTAATGCTCCAGCCATTCAGGGGCAGAGTTGGTGTGTGGCAAAGCAAGGATCTCCTGAAGCTTCTCTTCAAGCAGCACTAGACTATGCTTGTGGAATGGGTGGGTCAGATTGTTCTCAAATTCAGCAAGGTGGGAATTGTTACAGTCCAGTTACATTGCAGAACCATGCCTCTTTTGCCTTCAACAGCTACTATCAAAAGAATCCAGCTCCAACAAGCTGCGACTTTGGAGGCACTGCCACCTTAGTTAACACAAATCCAA GCTCGGGTTCATGCGTTTTCCCATCCTCATCGTCATCAACAACAGCAACTCCAAAGTCATCACCCCCAACACCACCTACACTATCAAGTCCAACACTGCCACCACCAAGTTCAGTAACGCCTACACCATCAATTCCAACAGCACCACCAACAACATCAGTAACAGGCCCATTTGG GTATGGTACCCCACCTTCAGTGTTAAATTCAAGCAACCCCGCGTCAGGTACAATGCCAGATTTTGGGTCTGAAAGCCCTCCGGTTGTAAATACAACATCAGCCTCGCATTCTATGAGTTTGAGACCTTCTGTTGGCTGCATTCTTCTGATGGTATCATTAGTCACCATGAGACTTGGTGTGCATCCATAG
- the LOC114190683 gene encoding uncharacterized protein LOC114190683 yields the protein MGGGGAAMAMALAEAQYSLAKTSVWWDIENCQVPKGCDPHAIAQNISSALVRMNYCGPVSISAYGDTTGITASVQHALSSTGISLNHVPAGVKDASDKKILVDMLFWAVDNPAPANYLLISGDRDFSNALHQLRLRRYNILLAQPQKASAPLVAAAKSVWLWTSLLAGGPPLTNGESQVGNNDIQLSSDTVQSPVHNSFQIPQYVESHSEVHTGNQKFPGTGRQLDSRHHGKTNWRNSSKPNGHKVMNPAPVGLQENYGYINSSRPGNYTHSVPSGSTPNFTHNVPPSGSSPNFTHNVPPSGSTTNFTHNVPLSGSTTNFTHNVPPSGSTPNFTHNVPPSGSAPNFTRGKSDQMRGNNGNLQGNHQNPHSQALRSNSFPMQPPFAPSSSFSPNSQTFATSVVPPRTGGPSFSAAPLTKVPDIGNISGYPSNAHDSHPVKHLNGDLRRSSYTNSSNPIKLIDEPNGHMIQNAQHLYNGHPHGPEHQPTSSATVGNNNLPGNGMWGSPGFPKPSEYVQGLIGVVLLALNTLKTEQIIPTESNITDCIRCGDPKHRNTDVKKALESAVEQQMVVKQKVGALQLFVGKNDKVWKCVNPIGGNPKKHSKETWNEIKKFLSTSSGRLAIMSTQCKYEAGIVIKNMCLKNHALGDVLQILNIAITVKKWIVHQQLGWQPLKITLTEVNSDSEVVSCQ from the exons ATGGGCGGAGGCGGAGCGGCGATGGCGATGGCGCTTGCGGAGGCACAGTACTCGTTGGCCAAGACGTCGGTTTGGTGGGACATAGAGAACTGCCAAGTGCCGAAAGGGTGCGATCCCCACGCCATCGCGCAGAACATAAGCTCCGCCCTCGTTCGGATGAATTATTGCGGCCCCGTTTCCATCTCTGCTTACGGGGACACCACTGGCATCACTGCCTCCGTCCAGCATGCGCTCTCCAGCACCGGCATCTCCCTCAACCATGTCCCCGCCG GTGTTAAAGATGCAAGTGATAAAAAGATTCTTGTTGACATGCTGTTCTGGGCGGTGGACAATCCTGCACCTGCTAATTACTTATTAATATCTGGTGATAGAGACTTCTCCAATGCTCTTCATCAGTTGCGGTTGAGGAGGTATAATATTCTTCTTGCACAACCACAGAAAGCTTCTGCACCCCTGGTAGCAGCTGCTAAGAGTGTGTGGCTTTGGACTAGTCTCTTGGCTGGAGGACCTCCCCTTACGAATGGTGAATCACAAGTTGGTAATAATGACATCCAATTGTCTTCTGATACGGTACAAAGTCCTGTCCATAATTCCTTTCAGATACCACAGTATGTGGAATCCCATTCAGAAGTTCATACAGGAAATCAGAAATTTCCTGGTACAGGAAGGCAACTTGATTCTAGACATCATGGGAAGACGAATTGGAGAAATTCAAGTAAACCAAATGGACACAAGGTCATGAATCCAGCTCCAGTTGGACTTCAAGAAAATTATGGCTATATAAATTCTTCTCGACCTGGGAACTATACCCATAGTGTTCCAAGTGGTTCTACACCAAATTTTACCCATAATGTTCCCCCAAGTGGTTCTTCACCAAATTTTACCCATAATGTTCCCCCAAGTGGTTCTACAACAAATTTTACCCATAATGTTCCCCTAAGTGGTTCTACAACAAATTTTACCCATAATGTTCCCCCAAGTGGTTCTACACCAAATTTTACCCATAATGTTCCCCCAAGTGGTTCTGCTCCTAATTTTACTCGTGGCAAGTCTGATCAAATGCGCGGCAATAATGGTAATCTACAAGGCAATCATCAAAATCCACATTCACAGGCATTAAGATCAAATTCTTTTCCTATGCAGCCTCCTTTTGCACCAAGCAGTTCATTTTCCCCAAATTCCCAAACTTTTGCAACTTCAGTAGTGCCACCTAGGACTGGTGGGCCAAGCTTCTCTGCAGCACCACTTACAAAGGTGCCAGATATTGGTAATATTTCTGGATATCCTAGTAACGCTCACGATTCACACCCTGTTAAACATTTGAACGGGGACTTGAGACGGAGTTCTTACACTAATTCTTCAAATCCTATTAAGTTGATTGATGAACCAAATGGGCACATGATACAGAATGCACAACATTTGTATAATGGCCATCCACATGGTCCAGAACACCAACCTACATCATCGGCAACTGTGGGTAATAATAATCTTCCTGGTAACGGTATGTGGGGATCACCAGGATTTCCTAAACCTTCTGAATACGTCCAAGGTCTTATAGGGGTTGTTTTACTTGCCTTGAACACACTAAAAACTGAACAAATTATACCAACTGAGTCAAATATAACGGATTGTATTCGATGTGGAGATCCCAAGCATCGCAATACAGATGTCAAGAAGGCTCTGGAGAGTGCAGTTGAGCAGCAGATGGTAGTGAAGCAGAAAGTAGGTGCTTTGCAGTTGTTTGTCGGTAAGAATGATAAAGTTTGGAAGTGCGTAAACCCAATAGGTGGTAATCCTAAGAAGCACTCAAAAGAGACAtggaatgaaattaaaaaatttctatcTACTTCTTCGGGAAGATTAGCAATAATGAGTACGCAGTGCAA GTACGAAGCAGGTATTGTGATTAAGAATATGTGCTTGAAAAATCATGCTTTGGGCGATGTCCTACAGATTTTGAACATAGCGATTACCGTTAAAAAATGGATTGTGCATCAACAATTGGGCTGGCAACCACTTAAAATCACCCTTACTGAGGTCAATTCTGATTCAGAGGTCGTATCATGCCAATAA
- the LOC114191793 gene encoding nuclear envelope-associated protein 2-like has translation MSEKPSSSSTSSVAARGVDPSLQDLNEKKQSFRRNVVSLAAELKELRSRLSSQEQSYARETLTRQEAETNAKNMELEIGRLQMNLEQKDQQLQASASSTEKYLKELDDLRAQLVATRKTADASAASAQSAQLQCSELLKELDEKNGSLREHEARVLRLGEQLDNLQKDLQARESSQNQLKDEVLRIEHDIMDALAKAGENKNCELRKILDEVSPKNFEKMNKLLGVKDEEIAKLKDEIKIMSAHWKIKTKELESQLEKQRRTDQELKKKVLKLEFCLQEARSQTRKLQRMGERRDKAIKDLRDQLAAKQQREVVGADKQNQNFWDTSGFKIVVSMSMLVLVVFSRR, from the exons ATGTCTGAGAAACCATCTTCGTCGTCGACGTCATCTGTAGCTGCCCGGGGAGTTGATCCGTCGTTACAGGATTTGAATGAAAAGAAACAGAGTTTTAGACGCAACGTGGTGTCGTTAGCGGCGGAGTTGAAGGAGCTTCGTAGTCGTCTTTCGTCGCAGGAACAATCGTATGCCAGAGAAACTCTAACAAGACAG GAAGCAGAGACAAATGCCAAGAATATGGAACTGGAAATTGGCAGGTTGCAGATGAATTTGGAACAAAAAGACCAGCAGCTTCAGGCTTCAGCTTCCTCTACTGAGAAG TATCTGAAGGAGTTGGATGACCTTAGAGCACAGCTTGTAGCAACGAGGAAAACTGCTGATGCAAGTGCTGCATCAGCTCAATCAGCGCAGCTTCAATGTTCAGAACTTTTAAAAGAACTAGATGAGAAAAATGGTTCACTGAGAGAGCACGAGGCTCGTGTCCTAAGGCTAGGGGAGCAACTAGACAATTTACAGAAGGATCTTCAGGCAAGGGAATCTTCACAAAACCAATTGAAAGATGAAGTTTTGAGAATTGAGCACGATATTATGGACGCTCTGGCAAAAGCCGGAGAGAACAAGAACTGTGAACTGCGGAAAATATTAGATGAGGTTTCTCCCAAAAATTTTGAGAAGATGAATAAGCTTCTAGGTGTTAAGGACGAAGAAATAGCAAAACTTAAGGATGAAATTAAGATCATGTCGGCTCACTGGAAGATCAAGACTAAGGAATTAGAGTCACAG TTGGAGAAACAGCGGCGTACTGATCAGGAGCTGAAGAAGAAGGTGTTGAAGCTGGAATTTTGTCTACAGGAAGCTCGTTCCCAAACACGAAAACTCCAAAGG ATGGGTGAGCGACGGGACAAAGCTATTAAAGATCTGAGAGATCAATTAGCGGCAAAGCAACAAAGAGAAGTTGTGGGTGCAGATAAGCAAAATCAGAATTTCTGGGACACATCTGGATTCAAAATCGTGGTCTCTATGTCCATGTTGGTCTTGGTGGTATTCTCAAGGCGATGA